A window from Micromonospora profundi encodes these proteins:
- a CDS encoding DUF4192 domain-containing protein, translated as MTSPDNSILPVRSAAEMLAAVPHLVGFHPTNSIVLIAIAGAKVALVTRGDLPAGLDDIAQALPALDQVQATHVVIAAYGPEDLATPAVDAARAVLTVAGLQVYDALRVTDGRYWSYLCDNPTCCSPEGTRYDAVASPLSVRAVVSGSSPFADRASLAASIAPAGGALRAAMTEATDRARRRLADLPASLSAIEAEGQAALTEAANRYRSGQQCTDDEVAWLTTLLSTITVRDHAWLTASREEWHLELWRDLTRRADPDLVAAPASLLAFTAWLQGNGALADIAAHRALTADPNYGMALLVLDGLRAGIPPSVLQDWQTWVAQHTDRP; from the coding sequence ATGACCAGCCCCGACAACTCCATCCTGCCGGTGCGTTCGGCCGCAGAGATGCTCGCTGCCGTGCCGCACCTGGTCGGATTCCACCCGACAAACAGCATCGTCCTGATCGCGATCGCCGGGGCGAAGGTCGCCCTTGTCACCCGGGGAGATCTGCCCGCTGGACTGGACGACATCGCACAGGCGTTGCCGGCCCTCGACCAGGTCCAAGCGACCCACGTGGTGATCGCCGCCTACGGGCCGGAAGATCTCGCCACACCGGCGGTCGACGCTGCCCGTGCGGTACTCACCGTCGCCGGCCTGCAGGTTTACGACGCGCTACGCGTCACCGATGGCAGGTACTGGTCCTACCTGTGCGACAACCCGACGTGCTGCTCACCCGAGGGCACCCGCTACGACGCGGTCGCCAGCCCACTGTCGGTACGGGCCGTGGTATCCGGATCCAGTCCGTTCGCGGACCGCGCAAGCCTCGCGGCCTCCATCGCACCCGCAGGCGGTGCCCTCCGTGCCGCCATGACCGAAGCAACCGACCGCGCCCGCCGACGGCTGGCGGACCTACCGGCCAGTCTCAGCGCCATCGAGGCCGAAGGACAGGCAGCGTTGACGGAGGCGGCCAACCGGTACCGGAGCGGCCAGCAGTGCACGGATGACGAGGTCGCCTGGCTCACCACGCTACTCAGCACCATCACCGTGCGGGACCATGCCTGGCTGACCGCCAGCCGCGAGGAGTGGCACCTCGAACTGTGGCGGGACCTAACCCGGCGTGCCGACCCGGACCTGGTCGCGGCGCCAGCCAGCCTGCTGGCCTTCACCGCCTGGCTGCAGGGGAATGGTGCGCTGGCCGACATCGCGGCGCATCGCGCGCTGACCGCCGATCCGAACTACGGGATGGCACTGCTCGTCCTAGACGGGCTCCGCGCGGGCATCCCCCCATCCGTCCTTCAGGACTGGCAGACCTGGGTTGCCCAGCACACCGACCGCCCATGA